The sequence below is a genomic window from Acidobacteriota bacterium.
ACCAAGAGGGGCTGCCGACCCAATCGTTCGTTGCCGAGGTGGCAGCGGGAGAGCAGGTGCCGCGGCTGGTGCAGTTGCTCAGCGTCGAGCTGCGGCGCCGGCTGGGGGTCGAAGGGAGGGATGAAGGTGCTGCACAACCCGTGACCGCTGCCGCTGCCAGCGCCTACGACGAGGGGTTGGGAGCCCTCCAGCGGGGAGATCCGGTGACCGCCGCCGCCGCTTTGGAGCGGGCCGTGGAGGAGGATCCGGAGTTTGCCCTGGCCTGGATGCGCCTGGCGGATGTCTACGGGACCTTGGGCTATGCCCAGCGCGGCCAGCATGCAGCGACGGCGGCGGTGCAGGCCGCGGTGAGGAGCGACGGGCGGCTGGCCCTGCGGGCGCGGGCACAGCGGGCTTCGCTGGAAGGCGATCCGGAGGCGGCCCAGGGTTTTCTCCAGGAGCTGAACCGACGCTATCCCTTCGACACCGAGAGTCGTTTGCAGCTGGCGGAAATCTACGGGGCCGCCGGGAGCTATGACGAAGCCTCCGAGGTGTTGCAGGAGATCACCCGGCGGGATCCCCAGAATCCTGAGGCTTGGTTTCTCCTCGGCAAATTCTCCATCCTCGGCGGCGATAGCCGGCGGGCGGTGGATGACTTCCTGACCCGGGCGTTGGTGATCCACAATCGATTGGACAACCTTCAGGGCCAGGGGGATGTGCTCAACGCCTTCGGGGTGGCGTATCAAAAGCTCGGAGCCTTCGGCGACGCTGAGGAACGGTATCGGCAAGCGGCCCAGATCCGCCAGCGGAGCGGCGATGTCCGCGGCCATTCGGCGTCGTTGTTCAACCTCGCCATGATCCACTCTCACCAGGGAGAGCTGGAGGCAGCAGAGCAGGATCTGCAGACAGTGCTGCGTCTGCGGGAGGAGATCGGGGACCGACGGGGTATCGCCAGCGCCTACAATCATCTGGGGCATCTCTTGGAGCGCCGGGGCCTCTATCGGGAGGCTCGAGACTACTTTCTCCAGGGGCTCGAGGGGCGGTGGGAGCTGGGCGATCAGCGAGCCATCGCGGAGAGTCTCAACAACGTGGCGTTCGTGGAATTCATGCTCGGGGAGTACGACAGCGCTGCGGGCCGTTGGAGCAGCGCCTTGGAAAGCTACCGCGAGAGCGGCAATGCCGAGGGAGAGGTGTTGGTGGGGCAGAGCCGGGCTCACCTGCAATTGGCCCAGGGGCATTGGGAACCGGCGCTCAAATCCCTCCTGCAAGGTTTGGAGTTCGCCCGCGAGAATGGTCTTCGGGACATGGAAGCGGCAGCACAAGGCCTGCTGGGCCGGGCGGCCCACTACCAAGGACGCTATGGCGCAGCCCTCGACTACTACCGGGAGGCTCTGGACACACTGGCCCAGCTGGAAGCGCCGGCAGGCTTGGTGGAGGTCAACCTCGACCGGTCGGAGCTTCTCCTCGCTCTGGGCCTCGCGGACAGGGCCGAAGAGGGTCTGGAACGAGCCCGTACCTGGTTGGAGCTGCAGAACAACCGAGAGCAGCGGGCTCGCCTTCTCTGCTTGGAAGGTCGCTTGCAGCTGCAGCGGGGAAATGCCTCCCAGGCAGCGCAGCGTTTCTCCCTGGCGCTGGAATCGGCGATGGCCAGCGGTGGTTTGGCGGCGGAGCTTTGGTCGCGCCTGGGATTGGGAGAGGCGACGGCGGGGAAAGATCTCCGGGCCGCGCTGAAGCAGGTGGAAGCGGTCACCGAGGAAAGCGGTCGCCTGGAGCATGCGCGGCTCCAGATGGTCGGTGGGCTGGCCCTGGCGGAGCTGCGGCGCAGCTCTGGAGATTTGGGCGGCGCCGAGGTGGTGGCCAGCACCGCTGCCGATCGGGCGCGGCAGTCGGCACCCTTGGCCGGCACCTATCGGCTTCACAGTCTGCTGGCGGAGGTCCTGGAGGCAAGGGGGCGGACCCGTGCGGCGGGAGAGGCGCTGAGCTTGGCCCAGGCGGAGATCATGCGGGTGCGGGAGAGTCTCGAGGGACGGGAAAGAGCGGCCTTCGACGGTCTCCCGGAGGTGCGGAGCATTGACCGAGAGCTCATGGTCGAAGAAGCCCAGCCAATGGAAGACAACAAGTCGGTCGGTTTTGCCGGCTGAGGCTCCAGCGGGTACGGACCTGAAGGAGCTGGCGGACCGGATTCACCGGCTGAATCAGGACAACGTCGAGCTCTTCCGCCAGCTGGTGGAGGGAGAGCAGCGCTTCCGGGGCCTCGCCAAGGCCGTGTGGCGGGTGCAGGAGGAGGAGCGCCGGCGCTTGGCCCGGGAACTCCACGACAGCCTCGGCCAGACGCTGACGGCGCTGAAGATCCAGCTGCAGCGCCTCTCCGCCCGGGCGGAAGACTCGGATCCGCAGCTGGCCCGGGAGCTCGCCGGCACCGGCGACGTGGTGCACGAAGCTCTCGCCGAGGCCCGCCGGCTGTCCCATCTGCTGCGTCCCCGAGTGCTCGACGATCTCGGCCTGGTGCCGGCGTTGCGCTGGCTCGGCCGCACTCTGGGAGAGGGCACCGGCTTCCGGGTACAGCTGGCCCTCGATGATCTGGATGATGGGCGCCTGCCGCCGGAGCTGGAGACGCTGGTCTTCCGAGTGTCTCAGGAGGCGGTGACCAACGCTCTCAAGCACTCCGGCGCCGACGCCTGCGAGCTGCGCCTGGAACGTCGCGGCGGTGGGCTGCGGCTGACGGTGACGGACGACGGCCGGGGTTTCGACCCGGCGGCGGTGGCGCGGGGGGATGGCGGCCACGGCCTGGCGGGGATCCGGGACCGGGTGGAGATCTTTGGTGGCAAGCTGCAGATCCGCTCGCAGCCCGGCGAGGGGGCGACCATGGAGATCTGGCTTCCGCTGGGATCCGGGGCTGCTTCATCCGTGGATAAGCCCCCGAAGGAGAGTCAGTGAAGATTCGGGTTCTGGTGGCCGACGACCACACCATCGTGCGCCAGGGATTGGTCAGCCTGCTCGACGAGGGCGGTGATTGCGAGGTGGTGGCTCAGGCCGGAGATGGAGTGGAAGCGGTGGAGCTGGCTCTTCGCCAGCGTCCGGACGTGGCGGTGCTGGATCTCAGCATGCCGCGGTTGGGAGGCCTGGAGGCAGCGCGGCGGATCCACGAAGAGCTACCCTCGACGCGCATCCTGGTGCTCACGGTGCACGAAGAAGAGGAATATGTGCTGCCGGTGGTGCGCGCCGGGGCCTCGGGGTATTTGGTCAAGGACAGTGCGGCCTCGGAGCTGCTGGCGGCGGTGCGGGCTCTGGCTGCCGGCGAGGGCTACTTTGGTCCTCAGGCGGCGCGGGTTCTGGCGGAGCAGTACCGCCATCCGGAGCGCACCCCGGAGGATCCCTACGGCTCCCTCACCCCTCGCGAGCGGGAGGTCTTCCATCTGGTGGTGGAGGGCAAAACCACCAAGGAGGTGGGCAAGGCCCTGGGCATCAGCACCAAGACCGCCGAGAACCACCGCACTCGTCTGATGGACAAGCTGGGCGTGCACAACACCGTGGAGCTGGTGCGCTACGCTGCTCGCAAGGGGCTGTTGGGGTAAGGCCACCGGGCTGTGTTCCAGGTCGAATCGAAAACGCAGGACCGGCGGGCGGCACCGAAGCACCGCCCGCCGGTGGTTTGAGGCTTCCTGGGAGTCGGAAGCCTGCAATCAGGATAGCGCCGGAGGCCTCAATCGGGCGTCGACGGATCGGTGCCGAAGACCTGTAGCTCGGCGGCGCGCACCACGTCGGCGTTGGACGACGCGGTGGAGCAATCCGTGGCGTTGAGCGGGTCCGCGTCCTGCTCTCCCTGGTAGGCCGGCGTGCCGGTGCATTGGCTGTGGAGCACCCGCAGCTGCACGTGGGTAGCGTCGGTATCTGGCACATCGAATTCGCGCAGGATCATGTCCGGCGCCAGCGGTCGCGGCACCCCCGCCGGGAAGGCGTCCGCGGGGCTGGTGAAAATCGTGCTGAAACCCGTCGGCAGCAGGCCGGAACACGTGGGGTTGAGCAGGCTGGCGCCGGTCACGCAGGTGCGGATCTCGAATTGGCGCAGGGCGGTGAAGCGATTTTGCGCCGCCGAGTCCGCATTCTCTGCATCTTCCGGTCGCAGCAGGGCACTGACGTTGACCCGGGTGATGCGCTGGACGCCGCCGCTGAGATCGACGGTGACCTGGTCTCCCGCCGCGGGGGCGATGAGGTCGGCCCAGTTGGTGGCCTCGGTGTCGTCGATGAGAGCGTCGAGATTCACCCCGCTGCCGGCGGCGGTGGCTCCGTTGTGGGTCGAGGCCAGGTTCTTGGGCATCCCCACGGTGAGGGTCGAGCTGCTGGCGCTCAGAGCCTGGTAGGGGAAGCGCACGTGGCCGTAGCCGTCGGCGCGCACCAGGAAGTCTTGGGTGAGGCCGGGTAGCAGGCTGACGGTGGCGCCCAGCACCGTGCCGGCGACGGTGTCGGCGACGGGGACGGAGCGGGCCTCGTAGTGGCCGATGAAGACCTCCGCTTCCACCGGCGCGCCGGTGTCCGTGTCGACGATGTTGAAGAGTAGATTCGCCTCCGCTTCCAGCGGCGACTCAAAGCTCGGCGCCGGATCGCTGTCGTCGGCGCCCTGGCTGGAGGCGTTCTCCCCCATGCCGCGGTGGGCGAAGGTGCGCCACAGCTCCAGCTGGTTGGCGCCGCCGAAGCGCATCATGTCCGCCGCCAGATAGGCGTCCCGGGCGTCGAGCATGCTGACGCTGGCGGGCATCAGGAGCCAGGCGTCGAAAACGATCTGCGCCCAGCGGCGATTGCCCGGGCAGAGGTCCGCGGGCAGCTCACCGTCGGCGCAGCGGGCCTGCAGCACGGCATCGGCGGCCGGGAATTGAGCGTCGTATTTGTCCACCAGCGCCGCCCGCAGGTCGAAGTTGGTAGTGCTCCAAATCTCGCCGTCGGCGTGCACCTGGGCGCCGCTGGTGTCGTAGCCGACGTTGCTGTAGTTCAATGGGTTGCGCTGGGTCAGGGGGGCGGTGTGGGCGCCCACCGCCGGCGGGGTGAGGTTGCGCGACATGTTGTAGTTGCGAATCCCCTTCTCGCCGCTGCCGGTGGCGTAGGTGCCCACGGCGTAGGGGCTCTCGCCGGCGGTGGGCACCAGGCCGTACTCGTTGAGGTACTCCATGGCCACCAGATCCGACCAGCTCTCACCCATGGCGCCGGCCTGGGCGCCGGTGAGGTTGTCGTCCGGGCCGCCCGCCATGCGGTTGGAGATCGCGTGGGTGTATTCGTGGCCGATCACTCCCATGTCGAAGTCGCCGTCGACGCAAGGGGCATAGAAGGCGCCGGCGATGGGCTGCCAGAGGTACATATTGGTGATGCCCGGGATGCCGTCATTGAGGGTGACCTGGTTGGCGTTGTCGCGCCCCAGGAAGGTGGGGAATCCGCCGGTGACCGCTCCCGCCTGGACATTGCCGATCTCCGGATCGGTCTCCTGGTTGGGAGGCGTCAGACCGAAGTTGCTGACCTGCAGGTTGTAGTTGGCCTCGGTGAAGCCGAGGAAATACGACCAATCGTGCATCCGGTTGTGCATGGCGAAGAGGTTGACCGTGGCGGCGTCCAGATCGTTGGCGTTGGTGACGCCGGGAGGGGTGAAGGACAGCGGCGAGCAGCCGCTCTCCTGCCAGGTGTTGAGCCATGGGAAGTCATAGTTGCGGTCGAGACTCACCGGGCGATACCCCTCCGCCGGCGTCAGCGGGCTGAGCCACGCGGACGCCGACGAAGCGGCATTGCCCAATGTGGTGAAGGTAGGAGCTCCGGCAAGGGGTAAGTGGTCCCAAGGAGCGCGGGCCGCCGAGTTTTCCAGCTCCAGGTCGCAGCCGGAGATGGGCTGGCCGTTGGAATCCGTCAGAGTCCAGCAGGCCAGCGAGCGGGTGTCGTTGGTGGAGAGATCGAGAGGGGGGTTGGCCGGGAAGAGGTTCCAGCGCGGCACCGGGAGAAGCTGGGCGGCCTGCACCGCGGTGGGAGCCTGCAGGCGCTGAACCCGATTGTGGCGGGCCAGCAGCTCACCGGTTTGGGCGTCGACGAAGATCGTATAGGCCTGGGCGTGACCGCCCAGAACGTCGAGTACCAAGGTTTCGAACGCCGGTAAGACGCCGCCGATGGGAGTCGGGAATGCCCGCAGACGGGAGCGCTGGGGCTGCAGCAGGCCGAGGACGTCGAAGACCGTCCAATCCCCTTCCTGGCGGAGGCCGGAAAGATCGAGGGCGGAGAGCGGCAAGCCGATGCTGGATGCGGCCAGCAGCCAGGCCTCGGTGGCGGAAAGCACCGGAGCCCCTGGCGGGGCCTGGTCGCCGACGGCGGAGGAGGAGGCGTAGACGATGTCTCCATCGGTGACGCCGACGGTGATCAAGCCGCCGCTGGCGGCAATGAGGCCGCCAAAGCTCTGACGGAAGAGCACCGCGGCGGTCTCCGGGCCGCCCATGGGCGAGACGTTGACCAGCTCCAGCGCGTCGACTCCTTGGGCGCTGAGGTGGAATAGCGACGAGTTGTCTCGCAACCAGGCGCGGGCGGCGGTGGCGGGGTCGGAGCCGTAGCCGCTGGCGAGGAAAGAGCCATAGTTGATCAGGGATTGGGGCGTGCCGAAGCGATTCCAGGTCGCGGCGGCACCCAGCTGGTCCACCAGAGCGAGCTGTTGAGGGGTGGGAGCCAGCACGTCGGTGCGGGAGTCGAAGTCCGCCAGCGGCCGATGAATGTCCAGGATGTCGGCGATGCCCCAGGCGGGAGCCGCTGTGAGAAAACAGGCCAGCGCCAGCGCGCCGAGCCAAGGAAGGTGCAGGCGGTGAGGGCGGAGGCGGCGCAGAAGATGGGTTGGAGACGGCCCGCCGGGACGAGAACCAGAAGAATAAGACATGCGGAGTTCCTCAGAGTCGTTTTCGAATTTCCCCGCCGGCGAAGCTGGTTCGGTGGGGTATTCAAGACCCTAAGGTCGTCGGGCGGTGGGCGGGAGAGGGAGAAGTCCTCAGCCGGCCTGGGGGATTTCCCTCAGGCGCGGCGAGGTCGGCAGGCTGGGTGTTGGAAGAGGATTGCTACGACAGGGTGAGAATCTCCGCCTCGTGGCTGGCGGAATCGTAGACGGCGCAGGTGGCCGAGATCTCCTCAGAGTCCGAAGTACTCGGGCTCGTTGCCTTCCCGCCATTTGATATTGCAGCCCATGCTGGGCTTCTGGGGCTCCGGCACGGGATTGCCGGCGAGCACTGCGTCGACGGCCCTGCGCAGGTCGGCGCCGGTGACCGGCAGCTCGTTGCCCGGGCGGCTGTCGTCGAATTGGCCGCGGTAGACCAGCTTGCGGTCGCCGTCGAAGAGGAAGAAGTCCGGCGTGCAGGCGGCGCGGTAGGTCTTGGCGACGTCCTGGCTGGCGTCGAAGAGGTAGGGAAAGATGTAGCCCACCTTGCGCACTTCTTCTTTCATCTTCTCCGGGCTGTCGTCGGGATATTTGGCCGGATCGTTGGAGTTGATGCCCACCACCGCCAGGCCTTGGTCGCGGTAGTCCAGAGCAAACTTCGCCAGCCCGTCGCGGATCTTGACCACGAAGGGGCAGTGGTTGCACATGAAGACCACCAAAAGCGCCGGTGCCCCGGCGAAGGTGCTGAGGGAAACATCGTGTCCCTCGGTGTCGGTGAGATGGAAGTCTGGGGCATCTGTGCCCAGGGGCAGCATAGTCGAAGCAGTGGCCACCATATCTAGAAAGGCTCCTTTCAGTGGTTGGGGTAGCCGAGATCTCGAGCGAATTCGGCCTCGGCTGGTCTCAACCCTATCAGCCGATGCTGAAGAATCCAGTGGCTGTGGGGAAGTGGGTGGTACCCACTTGTTGGTCCTTTTGTTTTCAACGAGTTAGGCAGGTGGTGCCCAAGTGTTGATCGCTGGTTGGTCGCTTCACGCAGAACCAGGAGAACGTCCGCGCGGGGTGCTCGGGAGTCAGGCCCTGCGGTGGCCCGGGGGGCCATCCTCGGGTCCCGCTCCCTCGCCATACCGCCGGTGATGCGGGGTCGTGGGGGACCAGTTCGAAGGGAGTGGAATTGAGGATTGAGGTAGGTGGTACCCACTTGTTGGTCCCTCTGGTAGGTCCCCCCTGGGAGCGCCGGCTTCCAGCCGGCCGGCAGGTAGGTGGTACCCACTTGTTGATCCCTTTGGTCTCAACGAGTTCAGCAGGTGGTACCCAAGTGTTGGTCTCCAGCAGTCGCCTCCAGAAGCGGCACCACTCCCGGTGGAGTCCTCCCCTTGATCTCAGCTCTCACAACCGGTCTGAGTGGGCTGCGGGATTCGAGGATGGGCGTCTTCGCCCACCGCAGAACCCGACTGCCCACGCCCCTGGGGGACCGGTCCCTGCTGAGCCGAGAGGTCTGCCAGCTATGCCGAAGCGCGGCAATGGGGGCTTTGTTCGGGACCGCTGGCTCGTTGGTCTGAGGGGTGAGATTCCTTTTCTCATCAAGGTTTAGGTGCTTTCAACGGGGTTCTCAAGGAGCGGTTGACATTTCCTCGAAGGAGCTTGACGCAACGCGACTTGACACTCCATGAACGCGTGTCCACAATACCGAACGAGCGCTCGGTTTGTTTTCTTCAAAGGAGTTGGAATGGTTGCCCGCCGCAAACAGGATCGGTCTCGGGTGTCGCTGGAGCAGGCCTTGGAGGCCGCGCTGGAGCTCTTCTCCAGCCAGGGCTTCGGGGCCACCTCCATGCGTCAGATCGCCGAGCGGTCGGGGTTGTCCATGGGCAACCTCTACCACCACTTCGCCAACAAAGAGGCCATCTTCAAACAGCTCTTGGACCGCTACTGGGAGCGCTTGCAGGATCCCGAGCATCCGCTGCAGCAACTCTTCGCCCGGGCGGACTTCCCCGACGACTTGGAGGATATGGCGGCAGCCATCGAGCAGGTGGTGCGGGAGAACCGGCCGTACATCCTGCTCATCTACGTCGACGTGGTGGAGTTCCGCGGCGCGCACATCGGCTCCTTCTACGAAGGCATGGCGGAGCGCTTTCGGGAGGTTTACGGCACCAAGCTGGAGGCGCGCAAGGCGGCGGGGGAGCTGGGGGAGATCGATCCTCTGGTGGGGGTGATCCTGGCGGTGCGCTGGTTCTTCTACTTCTTCACCATCGAACAGTGCTTCGGCGCGCCCATGCACTTTGGCATGAATCCGCAACAGGCGACGGAGGAATTCATCCGCCTGCTGCGCTACGGACTGCTGCCGCGGGGGCCGTCGGGGAACCGCCCTCCGGAGAGCTCCTGAACCGACCCCCCTGGATGAGAAACGCTTTTAGGAAACGTTGACGGCAAACCCAATTTGGACCCGCCAGTGCGAGAGGCGAGTCCGAGAAGACACTTGGTCCGGACCTTCGATCCGGAAACACAGCCTGGAGGAATCCACCATGCTTCGAAATCGACTCAGCATCTGTCTCATGATCCTGTTCGGGCTCCTGCTCAGCCCGGCGCTGGTGGCCATGGCGCAACAAGACGCCGCCGAGGAGCAGGCCGCCGAAGAACCCAGCAACGAAGAAGAGGCGGCGGAAGAGGAAGAGGCGGGAGCGGTCACCGGCCAGCCCATCTCCGAGGAGATCACCGTCACCGCCCGTAAGCGCGAGGAGAACATCCAGGACGTGCCGGTGGCGGTGACCGTGCTGCCCGCCGAGACTCTCGAGGATAGCGGGGTGGAGGATATTTCGGAGATCCAATCCCAGGTACCCAACCTCTCCATCTACTCCGGGCGCAACCAGAGCACCACCCTCACCGCCTTCCTCCGCGGCATCGGTCAGGCCGATCCCCTGTGGGGCGTCGATCCCGGTGTCGGCCTGTACCTCGATGACGTCTACATCGCCCGTCCCCAGGGCGCGCTGCTGGACGTCTTCGACATCGGTCAGATCGAAGTGCTGCGTGGCCCCCAGGGCACCCTTTACGGCAAGAACACCATCGGCGGCGCGATCAAATACACCAGCCGGGCCCTCACCGACGACTTCCGCGGCAAGGTGGCGGTAACCGGCGGTAGCTACAACACCCAGGACATCAAGGCCAGCGTCTCCGGCGCCCTGGTCCCCGGCAAGCTGCGGGCGGGCATCGCCTTCGCTTCCCTGACCCACGACGGCTACGGCACCAACCTCTTCACCGGCCGCGACGTCTCCGACAAGGACACCTTCGCCGCCCGCCTGTCCCTGGACTGGCTGGTCAGCGACGATGTGACGGTCAAATTCCGCGCCGACCGCACCGAGGACGACGCTGAGCCCAAGGGCCTGACCCGGCTGGAGGCGAATCCCTTCTGCCCCCTCTTCCTGGGCGCCACCTGCCCGCCGCTGGACGACATCTTCGACACCCAGAGCGGCCTGGAGCCCCTCAACAGCACCGAGACCGAGGGCTACTCCCTGACCGTCGACTGGGCGATCAACGAGGATTGGCGCTTCAAGTCCATCACCGCCTATCGTGAGTCGGACACCGAGAACAACATCGACTTCGACACCACCCCGGCGCCCATCACCGACGTCGAGGCCACCTACTACGATGAGCAGACCTCGCAGGAATTCCAATTCATCTACGACAGTGGCGGCCGCTTCGACGGTGTCTTCGGCCTCTACTACTTCGACGGCAGCGCCGGCGGTCTGGTGCGCAACAACTTCCTCAACAGCCTCTTTGGCACCACCGACGGTTTCACCGACACCGAGTCCTTCGCCCTCTTCGGCGACGGTACCTACGCCCTGTCGGATCGCCTCAACCTCAACTTCGGCGTGCGGCTGACGGAGGAGGAGAAGCGGGGCGTGGCCTTCAACGCCGGCTACACCGACGCCACCTTCACCGTCATCAACGCCGTCACCGCCGACTACGACCAGTCCGAGACCTTTACCTCGGTGGCGCCGAAACTGGGGCTGGACTACTCCTTCACCGACGACGTGCTGGGCTATGTCACCCTGTCCCGCGGCTTCAAGAGCGGCGGCTTCAACGTTCGCGCCCAGGCCACCGCCTTCCCCGAGTCCGCCGAGCCCTTCGACGACGAGGTGCTCACCGTCGGCGAGGTGGGCCTCAAGTCGGTGCTGGCGGACCGCAGCCTGGTGCTCAACATCGCGGCCTTCTACGGTGATTACGAGGACATCCAGGTGAGTACCTTCACCTCCTACGACTCCGACGGCGACGGCACCGACGACGCCTTCTTCGGCAACTTCCTCAACGCCGGCAGCGCCACCATCTCGGGTGTGGAGGTGGAGTTCAACTGGATTTCGCCCACCGTCTCGTGGTTCGGTCTGTCCGGCAACGTCAGCTATCTCGATGCCTCGCCGGATGAGTTCCTGGACGAGAACGGGGACTTCTTCGTCGACACCCAGGTGATCAGCAACGCTCCGGAGTTCACCGGCGCGCTGAACCTCAACTTCGACTTCCCGGCCTTCGGCGGCCTGATCACCAGCAGCATCGGCTACGCCTACCGGGACGAAGCCATCCTCACCAACGAGGGCGGCCCGGACCCGACCAACCCGGCGGTGCCCCTGCTGCCCATCTCCCAGGATTCCTACGGCATCGTCAACGCCTGGATCTCCTGGCTCTCGGGCAGTGGCACCTGGCAGTTCACCATCAACGGCAAGAACCTCGGCGACGAGGAATACCTGACCAACGGCTACAACATTCCGGTGCTGGGCATCCTGCAGGGTTCCTACGGCGCGCCGGAGACCGTCACCGCCACCCTCGGGTATCGGTTCTAAGGCGCAGGGGAGAGCGAGCATGATCTCTACGGGATTGCAGGGAAAGGTCGTCCTGGTCACCGGGGCGGCCGCCGGTATCGGCCGGGCCACGGCGCTGCGCTTTGCGGCGGAAGGAGCCAAGGTGGCGGCCTGGGACGTCAACCGGGAGGCCGGAGACGATCTGCTGGCGGCCATCCAGGAAGCCGGCGGGGAAGGCCGCTACGCAGTGGTGGACGTCACCGACGGCGACGCCGTGGAAGCGGCGGTGGCGGCGGTGGTGGACGAGTGGGGCGGCATCGACGTGCTGGTCAACAACGCCGGCATCGTGCGCGACGCCCAGCTGGTCAAATGGAAGGACGGCGAGGTGGTCTCCACCATGAGCGATGCCGCCTTCGATGCGGTCATCGGCGTCAACCTGCGCGGGGTCTTCCTGTGCGGCCGGGCGGTGGTGCCCCACATGATCCGCGGCGGTGGGGGAGTGATCCTCAACGCGTCGTCGGTGGTGGGGCTCTACGGC
It includes:
- a CDS encoding TonB-dependent receptor, with product MLRNRLSICLMILFGLLLSPALVAMAQQDAAEEQAAEEPSNEEEAAEEEEAGAVTGQPISEEITVTARKREENIQDVPVAVTVLPAETLEDSGVEDISEIQSQVPNLSIYSGRNQSTTLTAFLRGIGQADPLWGVDPGVGLYLDDVYIARPQGALLDVFDIGQIEVLRGPQGTLYGKNTIGGAIKYTSRALTDDFRGKVAVTGGSYNTQDIKASVSGALVPGKLRAGIAFASLTHDGYGTNLFTGRDVSDKDTFAARLSLDWLVSDDVTVKFRADRTEDDAEPKGLTRLEANPFCPLFLGATCPPLDDIFDTQSGLEPLNSTETEGYSLTVDWAINEDWRFKSITAYRESDTENNIDFDTTPAPITDVEATYYDEQTSQEFQFIYDSGGRFDGVFGLYYFDGSAGGLVRNNFLNSLFGTTDGFTDTESFALFGDGTYALSDRLNLNFGVRLTEEEKRGVAFNAGYTDATFTVINAVTADYDQSETFTSVAPKLGLDYSFTDDVLGYVTLSRGFKSGGFNVRAQATAFPESAEPFDDEVLTVGEVGLKSVLADRSLVLNIAAFYGDYEDIQVSTFTSYDSDGDGTDDAFFGNFLNAGSATISGVEVEFNWISPTVSWFGLSGNVSYLDASPDEFLDENGDFFVDTQVISNAPEFTGALNLNFDFPAFGGLITSSIGYAYRDEAILTNEGGPDPTNPAVPLLPISQDSYGIVNAWISWLSGSGTWQFTINGKNLGDEEYLTNGYNIPVLGILQGSYGAPETVTATLGYRF
- a CDS encoding SDR family oxidoreductase, giving the protein MISTGLQGKVVLVTGAAAGIGRATALRFAAEGAKVAAWDVNREAGDDLLAAIQEAGGEGRYAVVDVTDGDAVEAAVAAVVDEWGGIDVLVNNAGIVRDAQLVKWKDGEVVSTMSDAAFDAVIGVNLRGVFLCGRAVVPHMIRGGGGVILNASSVVGLYGNFGQTNYAATKGGVITMTKGWARELGRYGIRSNAVAPGFIATEILQSMPQKVLDGMVAHTPLGRMGKPEDIAEAYLWLASDGASFVSGTVLSVDGGLVPGT